From a region of the Coffea arabica cultivar ET-39 chromosome 3e, Coffea Arabica ET-39 HiFi, whole genome shotgun sequence genome:
- the LOC140038274 gene encoding patatin-like protein 6 yields the protein MAAAAISTTTTASSMLHQLECNMDVDKLTCEFFSILENKFLFGYDDPKFVSHLPKINTTPPATAAAAAAASPHSTKHFPGGRGKVRILSIDAGGSTDGVLAAKSLAHLEATLRRKSGNPNARVADFFDVAAGAGAGGILAALLFTRGKDGRTLFTARGHVDNGDGG from the coding sequence ATGGCGGCAGCTGCAATATCCACCACCACCAcagcttcatcaatgcttcatCAGTTGGAGTGCAACATGGACGTGGACAAACTCACTTGTGAATTCTTCTCCATCCTCGAAAACAAGTTCCTTTTTGGGTACGACGATCCCAAGTTCGTTTCCCACCTCCCCAAAATTAATACTACTCCTCCTGCTACTGCTgccgctgctgctgctgcttctcCCCACAGCACCAAGCACTTCCCAGGCGGCCGCGGCAAAGTCCGAATCCTCTCCATTGATGCTGGTGGCTCCACCGACGGCGTTCTTGCTGCCAAGTCTCTGGCACACCTGGAGGCCACCCTCCGCCGCAAATCCGGAAACCCAAATGCCCGCGTTGCTGACTTCTTCGACGTCGCCGCCGGCGCCGGCGCAGGAGGCATCCTCGCCGCTCTGCTCTTTACCCGGGGGAAGGATGGAAGGACCCTGTTCACCGCCAGGGGGCATGTTGACAATGGAGACGGTGGTTAA
- the LOC113736825 gene encoding uncharacterized protein — MEKPWGAAEYNPASTALVKHHIEEIQIHLKSLRSFFENVSELDIEEHPELEDLVDQVTDSAYKVENVVDSFEVDGQWQDFFWLDNVLEEFRLLSMKARGIRLTTPDAEVQASKKVTQYIFERLSRNSTPAIQEIVVDLSNREKETKKKSFEDAAKDFLMDLIDRSLVIISRRRSNSRVRACPLHDLVLDFCKSKTQDRTSFS, encoded by the coding sequence ATGGAGAAACCTTGGGGAGCTGCTGAATATAATCCTGCCTCGACTGCACTGGTGAAGCACCACATTGAAGAGATTCAAATACATCTCAAGTCATTGAGGTCTTTTTTCGAGAATGTTTCAGAGTTGGACATTGAGGAGCATCCAGAGCTAGAAGATCTTGTTGATCAAGTCACTGATTCAGCATATAAAGTGGAGAACGTAGTTGATTCATTTGAGGTTGATGGTCAATGGCAGGATTTCTTCTGGTTGGACAATGTGCTGGAGGAGTTCAGACTTCTTAGCATGAAAGCCAGGGGAATTCGTTTGACAACCCCTGATGCGGAAGTCCAAGCTTCCAAGAAAGTCACCCAATATATATTTGAGAGGTTATCAAGAAACAGTACACCAGCGATCCAGGAAATTGTGGTGGATCTCAGCAACAGAGAAAAAGAAACTAAGAAGAAGAGCTTTGAAGATGCAGCCAAGGATTTCTTGATGGATTTGATTGACAGAAGCTTGGTGATAATCTCCAGAAGAAGATCCAACAGCAGGGTTAGAGCTTGTCCCCTCCATGATCTTGTCCTTGATTTCTGTAAGTCTAAAACCCAAGATAGAACTTCTTTCAGCTGA
- the LOC140038497 gene encoding uncharacterized protein, with protein MAWSYPKGLKVAELGPDIFQFTILDSKHKERIIEGGPWIIDNQILVLRKWKVGIEEDEDVFSLAPVWVQVWNLPIHCLSKAVGKKVGTIFDEVKDVLIPQTGGKEGKHMKLLVLVDIKQPLLRGTTVRINGMNKWLSFKYEKCPDFCYSCGVIGHSEKNCKSPVLVQKGQY; from the coding sequence ATGGCTTGGAGTTACCCCAAAGGTCTTAAGGTGGCAGAATTAGGACCTGATATTTTCCAGTTTACTATCCTAGATTCTAAGCATAAGGAACGGATTATAGAGGGAGGTCCGTGGATTATAGACAATCAGATATTAGTGCTTAGGAAGTGGAAGGTGGGgattgaagaggatgaagatGTTTTTAGTTTAGCTCCAGTTTGGGTGCAAGTGTGGAATCTCCCCATTCACTGCCTATCTAAGGCAGTAGGGAAGAAAGTGGGAACCATATTTGATGAGGTTAAGGATGTGTTAATTCCTCAGACTGGAGGAAAGGAAGGGAAACATATGAAACTTTTAGTTCTGGTAGATATTAAGCAGCCTTTATTGAGAGGAACCACGGTTCGGATTAATGGAATGAATAAATGGTTGTCCTTTAAATATGAGAAGTGTCCTGACTTCTGCTATAGTTGTGGTGTCATAGGGCATAGTGAAAAGAATTGCAAGTCCCCTGTGTTGGTGCAAAAGGGGCAATATTAG
- the LOC113737621 gene encoding uncharacterized protein, with protein MVWNCQGAESPVTIPHLKEVNNLLSLNMIFLSETKNKAKYIEKVKRILNFDNCYVIEAMNKSGGMSLMWNEETKVKDIKHSAFTIEVLIEDEEVKQDWWLIGFYASCDKQMRKGQWEENQLVDIGFKGNPWTWCNQWQDGEIRQRLDSELSSGGWSNIFEHPKCTHLESLASDHSMLILDTISGKRKKRKKFFFDKRWIQREGIGEVIKKAWEEDIRGSRMFRVVHKIKRCRVTLLKWRNGFIENSRKRISNLKQQLMEEKSSDIEGRKGRVAALKNQLVGAYREEEQYWSQKARINWPVEENEIKVAVFAMNPNKAPGLDGMTPFFFQKFWPTIKEEVVKAVKAFFQSGHLLKSLNHTIISLIPKVEIPTNLKQYRPISLCNVLYKVWVDWIMERISSVSYSFNINGETKEYVIPSRGIRQGVEARELKEILNHYERGSRQVINLDKSSICFSKNTKERDTEETWEPLPGVRTVNQGKYLGLPMEISGTMVKYWWGESEGRSKIRWCSWDKMIKAKLERGLEFRNLVYFNKALLGKQIWRMIRYPNLLVSRILKANYYPDSILNCEISKNSSWF; from the exons ATGGTGTGGAATTGTCAAGGTGCAGAGAGCCCCGTGACAATTCCCCACCTAAAGGAGGTTAACAACCTCCTCTCCCTGAACATGATTTTCCTGAGTGAGACTAAGAACAAGGCTAAGTACATAGAGAAGGTGAAAAGGATTCTGAACTTTGATAATTGCTATGTGATAGAGGCTATGAATAAGTCTGGAGGTATGAGTTTGATGTGGAATGAGGAAACAAAAGTTAAAGATATTAAACATTCAGCCTTTACCATTGAAGTGCTGATAGAGGATGAAGAAGTGAAACAGGATTGGTGGTTGATTGGTTTTTATGCCAGTTGTGATAAACAGATGAGAAAAGGGCAATGGGAG GAGAACCAACTAGTTGATATTGGGTTCAAAGGAAACCCCTGGACCTGGTGTAATCAGTGGCAAGATGGTGAAATAAGACAAAGACTAGATAGCGAGCTTAGCAGTGGAGGATGGAGTAACATTTTTGAGCATCCTAAGTGCACTCATTTAGAAAGCTTAGCCTCTGACCATAGCATGCTGATACTGGACACAATttcagggaaaagaaaaaaaagaaagaaattcttcttTGACAAAAGATGGATTCAGAGAGAAGGAATTGGAGAAGTGATAAAAAAGGCATGGGAGGAGGATATCAGGGGTTCTAGAATGTTTAGGGTAGTACATAAGATTAAGAGATGTAGAGTTACTTTGTTGAAGTGGAGAAATGGATTTATTGAAAACTCTAGGAAGAGGATCTCGAACTTGAAACAGCAACTGATGGAGGAGAAAAGTTCAGATATTGAAGGAAGGAAAGGAAGAGTTGCAGCTCTGAAAAATCAGTTGGTGGGAGCTTACAGAGAGGAGGAACAATATTGGAGTCAGAAAGCTAGGATAAACTG GCCTGTGGAGGAAAATGAGATAAAGGTAGCAGTCTTTGCCATGAATCCTAATAAGGCACCAGGACTTGatgggatgacacccttcttctttcaaaaattctggCCTACCATTAAGGAAGAGGTGGTGAAAGCAGTCAAAGCTTTCTTTCAGTCTGGACATTTGCTCAAATCTCTGAACCATACCATTATCTCTCTCATTCCTAAGGTGGAAATACCCACTAATTTGAAACAATATAGGCCAATCAGCCTCTGCAATGTACTCTATAAA GTATGGGTAGATTGGATAATGGAGCGCATTAGTTCTGTCTCCTACTCCTTCAATATAAATGGAGAGACCAAGGAATATGTGATTCCTTCTAGAGGCATCAGGCAAG GGGTAGAAGCAAGGGAATTAAAAGAAATTCTGAATCACTATGAAAGAGGGTCTAGACAGGTGATTAATTTGGACAAATCCTCTATCTGCTTTAGTAAGAACACCAAGGAAAGGGACACGGAGGAAACTTGGGAGCCACTACCAGGTGTAAGGACAGTGAACCAAGGCAAATATCTAGGCCTTCCAATG GAAATCTCAGGGACAATGGTCAAATACTGGTGGGGTGAATCAGAAGGGAGGAGCAAAATACGTTGGTGTTCATGGGACAAAATGATAAAGGCAAAACTGGAGAGAGGATTGGAATTCAGGAACTTAGTATATTTCAACAAGGCATTGTTGGGAAAGCAGATTTGGAGGATGATCAGATACCCAAACCTTTTGGTTAGCAGAATACTAAAGGCTAATTACTATCCCGATTCCATTTTGAATTGTGAGATCTCCAAAAACTCATCCTGGTTCTAG
- the LOC113736826 gene encoding L-type lectin-domain containing receptor kinase IV.1-like, protein MSFRLLTVILAYFLVHTAAGASASDDVGFIYEGFQSSNLSLDGVAKITSNGLLRITNTTSLQTGHGFYPNPIKFKSTSNSSAFSFSTQFVFAMVAGLPGMPGEGMAFVIAPTRGLAEGASTRFLGLFDTSTDGNSTNHVFAVELDTIQNPDFDDINDNHVGIDINSMRSKVSQPASYRANNKSLFDNLTLASGQPMQLWVEYDGVDRRIDVTLAPIAAAKPHTPLLSLRYDLSPILRQTMYVGFSAATSPIDKGIAFTVLGWSFKMNGDAQALDLSRLPKLPRLGPKEVSKIFTVGLPLLSILLLSIVAFGVVYYLRRKWKFAEVLEEWELAYGPHRFKYKDLYIATKGFTQKQLLGEGGFGQVYKGVLPTNRVEVAVKKVSHRARQGMRAFIAEIVSIGRLRHRNLVPLLGYCRRKGELLLVYEFMSNGSLDKFLYNQPNCALNWSQRFRVIKGVASGLLYLHEEWEQVVIHRDVKASNVLLDDELNGRLGDFGLARLYDHGTLPQSTHVAGSLGYLAPEHNRTGMATTSTDVYAYGAFLLEVACGRRPIEPRAEPAESIVLVDWVFSCWKAGCILQAVDHNLGNEYVKEEAELVLKLGLLCSHSEPKIRPSMRQVLLYLEGSVALPDLSSLAMGVSAVGLGFTHPDFEDIKSSFATSTDRCYTPSVADSFLSGGR, encoded by the coding sequence ATGTCATTCAGACTTCTAACAGTAATCTTAGCCTATTTTCTAGTTCACACCGCTGCTGGTGCATCAGCTTCTGACGATGTTGGGTTCATCTATGAAGgatttcaatcatcaaatcttaGTCTGGATGGAGTAGCCAAAATCACCAGCAATGGCCTCCTACGGATAACCAACACCACCAGCTTACAGACGGGGCATGGCTTCTATCCTAATCCCATCAAATTCAAGAGCACATCTAATAGTTCAGCTTTCTCCTTTTCCACCCAATTTGTGTTTGCTATGGTAGCTGGGCTCCCAGGCATGCCAGGTGAGGGAATGGCTTTTGTGATTGCGCCAACAAGAGGCCTTGCAGAAGGGGCTTCCACACGTTTCCTCGGCCTCTTCGACACAAGCACAGATGGAAACAGTACAAATCACGTTTTTGCAGTGGAGCTTGACACTATCCAAAACCCAGATTTTGACGATATCAATGACAACCATGTTGGTATTGACATTAACTCTATGAGGTCTAAGGTATCGCAGCCAGCAAGTTACCGGGCTAATAACAAGAGTTTATTTGATAACTTAACTCTTGCCAGCGGTCAACCGATGCAACTTTGGGTGGAATACGATGGGGTGGATAGGAGAATCGACGTTACATTAGCTCCAATAGCGGCTGCTAAACCACATACTCCTCTTTTGTCTCTGAGATATGATCTTTCGCCAATTTTACGGCAAACCATGTATGTTGGCTTTTCTGCAGCCACTAGTCCAATCGACAAGGGGATAGCTTTTACTGTACTGGGATGGAGCTTCAAGATGAATGGTGATGCGCAAGCGCTTGATCTCTCTCGGCTCCCCAAGCTTCCTCGGTTGGGACCTAAGGAAGTTTCTAAAATTTTCACCGTGGGATTGCCCCTGCTTTCCATACTTTTGCTGTCGATTGTAGCTTTTGGGGTAGTTTATTATTTAAGGAGGAAGTGGAAGTTTGCAGAAGTGCTGGAAGAATGGGAACTTGCCTATGGGCCTCACAGGTTCAAGTACAAAGATTTATACATTGCCACCAAGGGGTTTACACAAAAACAGCTGTTAGGGGAAGGCGGATTTGGCCAGGTCTACAAAGGCGTGTTGCCGACAAACAGGGTTGAGGTTGCTGTCAAGAAGGTCTCTCATCGAGCAAGACAGGGAATGAGAGCATTTATTGCAGAAATCGTCAGTATTGGGCGCTTACGCCATAGAAATTTAGTGCCACTCTTGGGTTATTGTAGGCGTAAAGGAGAGTTGCTTTTGGTATACGAGTTCATGTCCAATGGTAGTCTAGACAAGTTTCTGTACAACCAACCAAACTGCGCCCTCAACTGGAGCCAAAGATTTCGAGTCATCAAAGGTGTAGCGTCAGGATTACTTTATCTACACGAAGAATGGGAGCAAGTAGTGATCCACCGAGATGTAAAAGCCAGTAATGTATTGTTAGATGATGAACTGAATGGAAGATTAGGTGATTTCGGCCTAGCAAGGCTATATGATCATGGAACTCTCCCTCAAAGCACCCATGTAGCAGGATCTCTTGGCTACCTTGCCCCTGAGCATAATAGGACTGGGATGGCCACAACGAGCACTGATGTATATGCTTATGGGGCCTTTTTGCTAGAGGTTGCCTGCGGAAGAAGGCCAATAGAACCTCGAGCAGAACCAGCAGAGAGTATCGTTTTGGTTGACTGGGTATTTTCGTGCTGGAAAGCAGGTTGTATACTCCAGGCAGTTGATCATAATTTGGGTAATGAATATGTGAAAGAGGAAGCAGAATTGGTGTTGAAACTGGGCTTGCTATGCTCTCATTCAGAACCAAAGATTAGGCCAAGTATGAGGCAAGTTCTGTTGTACTTGGAGGGATCAGTTGCCTTGCCAGATTTATCATCACTAGCCATGGGCGTTTCTGCTGTTGGCCTTGGCTTCACCCATCCTGACTTCGAAGATATTAAATCGTCATTTGCAACTTCCACAGACAGATGTTACACACCTTCTGTAGCAGACTCCTTTCTCTCTGGTGGTCGGTAA